The following are from one region of the Pocillopora verrucosa isolate sample1 chromosome 3, ASM3666991v2, whole genome shotgun sequence genome:
- the LOC131794295 gene encoding uncharacterized protein isoform X2, translating to MEWQENIFELHYEILLSSYEPGVITPFLQFRLSLSFVQGYAGVHLVTIQFQILQVYMWGPYVGITEMSLEIHYSPNRGIVQDQEWPSYIRQITTD from the exons ATGGAATGGCAAGAAAACATT tTTGAGCTACATTATGAGATACTGCTTTCAAGTTACGAACCAGGAGTGATCACACCCTTCCTGCAGTTCAGGTTAAG CTTGAGTTTTGTGCAAGGCTATGCAGGAGTTCATTTG GTTACAATACAATTTCAGATACTTCAAGTGTACATGTGGGGACCATATGTTGGGATTACGGAAATGTCTCTTGAAATTCACTATTCTCCAAACAG AGGCATTGTGCAAGATCAAGAATGGCCATCATAT ATTCGTCAAATAACAACGGATTGA
- the LOC131794295 gene encoding uncharacterized protein isoform X3 produces the protein MEWQENIFELHYEILLSSYEPGVITPFLQFRLSLSFVQGYAGVHLVTIQFQILQVYMWGPYVGITEMSLEIHYSPNRGIVQDQEWPSYIPDEL, from the exons ATGGAATGGCAAGAAAACATT tTTGAGCTACATTATGAGATACTGCTTTCAAGTTACGAACCAGGAGTGATCACACCCTTCCTGCAGTTCAGGTTAAG CTTGAGTTTTGTGCAAGGCTATGCAGGAGTTCATTTG GTTACAATACAATTTCAGATACTTCAAGTGTACATGTGGGGACCATATGTTGGGATTACGGAAATGTCTCTTGAAATTCACTATTCTCCAAACAG AGGCATTGTGCAAGATCAAGAATGGCCATCATAT ATACCAGATGAATTATAG
- the LOC131794295 gene encoding uncharacterized protein isoform X1, with product MEWQENIFELHYEILLSSYEPGVITPFLQFRLSLSFVQGYAGVHLVTIQFQILQVYMWGPYVGITEMSLEIHYSPNRGIVQDQEWPSYVSYLCFSFPSGLFNGTLAFI from the exons ATGGAATGGCAAGAAAACATT tTTGAGCTACATTATGAGATACTGCTTTCAAGTTACGAACCAGGAGTGATCACACCCTTCCTGCAGTTCAGGTTAAG CTTGAGTTTTGTGCAAGGCTATGCAGGAGTTCATTTG GTTACAATACAATTTCAGATACTTCAAGTGTACATGTGGGGACCATATGTTGGGATTACGGAAATGTCTCTTGAAATTCACTATTCTCCAAACAG AGGCATTGTGCAAGATCAAGAATGGCCATCATATGTAAGTTacttatgtttttcttttccctcagGATTATTTAACGGAACACTTGCATTCATATAA
- the LOC131794186 gene encoding uncharacterized protein isoform X1 encodes MPESVDVFAGQNAEKYEAREEREHLQMEQLVMRSQLWISNLLRETTAIRRHVLQQNSQPRYEAQYHVSTSSEHDCVPVPRRRMLAERNCRNYCHVSDFEVHNEAAAIRGHIHGQQQMRDCTAVLLLTVQEGTALIRRHVQQRQPQLLRNHSDVSILTVHDGAATIRRHILPQQQMRNCPRDVSILRIQNEAAAIREHILGQQQIRQRRREWG; translated from the exons ATGCCGGAAAGTGTAGATGTTTTCGCCGGCCAAAATGCTGAG AAGTACGAGGCCAGAGAAGAAAGAGAGCACCTGCAGATGGAGCAGCTTGTCATGAG GAGCCAACTCTGGATTTCCAACCTCCTT AGGGAGACTACTGCCATTAGAAGACACGTGCTTCAACAAAACTCCCAGCCCAGATATGA GGCCCAATATCATGTCTCTACTTCAAGTGAACAT GATTGTGTCCCTGTTCCCAGACGGCGTATGCTTGCAGAACGGAATTGTAG GAACTACTGTCACGTCTCCGATTTTGAAGTGCAC AATGAAGCAGCTGCCATCAGAGGACACATTCATGGACAACAACAGATGAG ggattGTACTGCTGTCCTTCTTTTAACCGTTCAG GAGGGAACAGCTCTTATTAGGCGACACGTGCAACAAAGGCAGCCACAACTGCTCAG GAACCATTCAGATGTCTCCATTCTAACAGTCCAT GACGGAGCAGCCACAATAAGAAGACACATACTACCCCAACAACAAATGAG GAACTGCCCACGTGACGTCTCCATTTTGAGAATCCAG AACGAAGCAGCTGCAATCAGAGAACACATTCTAGGACAACAACAGATACG ACAAAGGCGACGAGAATGGGGTTGA
- the LOC131794186 gene encoding uncharacterized protein isoform X2: protein MPESVDVFAGQNAEKYEAREEREHLQMEQLVMRSQLWISNLLRETTAIRRHVLQQNSQPRYEAQYHVSTSSEHDCVPVPRRRMLAERNCRNYCHVSDFEVHNEAAAIRGHIHGQQQMRDCTAVLLLTVQEGTALIRRHVQQRQPQLLRNHSDVSILTVHDGAATIRRHILPQQQMRNCPRDVSILRIQNEAAAIREHILGQQQIRILGS, encoded by the exons ATGCCGGAAAGTGTAGATGTTTTCGCCGGCCAAAATGCTGAG AAGTACGAGGCCAGAGAAGAAAGAGAGCACCTGCAGATGGAGCAGCTTGTCATGAG GAGCCAACTCTGGATTTCCAACCTCCTT AGGGAGACTACTGCCATTAGAAGACACGTGCTTCAACAAAACTCCCAGCCCAGATATGA GGCCCAATATCATGTCTCTACTTCAAGTGAACAT GATTGTGTCCCTGTTCCCAGACGGCGTATGCTTGCAGAACGGAATTGTAG GAACTACTGTCACGTCTCCGATTTTGAAGTGCAC AATGAAGCAGCTGCCATCAGAGGACACATTCATGGACAACAACAGATGAG ggattGTACTGCTGTCCTTCTTTTAACCGTTCAG GAGGGAACAGCTCTTATTAGGCGACACGTGCAACAAAGGCAGCCACAACTGCTCAG GAACCATTCAGATGTCTCCATTCTAACAGTCCAT GACGGAGCAGCCACAATAAGAAGACACATACTACCCCAACAACAAATGAG GAACTGCCCACGTGACGTCTCCATTTTGAGAATCCAG AACGAAGCAGCTGCAATCAGAGAACACATTCTAGGACAACAACAGATACG GATACTTGGATCTTAA
- the LOC131794172 gene encoding uncharacterized protein has translation MATSQRTWQPENQEPNHGNTRVLRYSLCKLISAIVSHLNLTSEQRMESLTTRQPTEESKQLWKTLNWEYPGGAEYTCITRALEKQKELLQHMYRQGEDTSQKELLVQLLRKIWKYIQLSKFTRMGLSSSLHHQDEWKLFVLPNKGDESDTFQQQVEKLLSFLKNEMAEYDTRVLDHSRNNEESLLQEFNSSYTHQEL, from the exons ATGGCCACCTCACAGCGAACCTGGCAACCAGAGAACCAAGAG CCAAATCACGGAAACACCAGGGTTCTGCGCTATTCACTATGCAAATTAATCAGTGCAATAGTAAGCCACCTGAATCTGACTTCCGAACAACGAATGGAATCTCTCACAACAAG ACAACCAACGGAGGAAAGTAAGCAATTATGGAAAACTCTGAATTGG GAATACCCAGGAGGAGCAGAATACACGTGTATTACAAGAGCCcttgaaaagcaaaaagagCTACTTCAG CATATGTATCGTCAGGGAGAAGACACCTCTCAGAAAGAACTTCTAGTACAGCTTTTACGAAAGATCTGGAAATATATCCAGTTGTCAAAATTTACGAGGATGGGGTTATCTTCCAG tTTGCATCATCAAGACGAATGGAAACTATTTGTTTTG CCAAACAAAGGGGATGAGAGTGATACCTTCCAGCAACAAGTCGAGAAGTTGTTATCCTTCTTAAAGAACGAAATGGCTGAATATGACACACGGGTCTTGGACCATTCAAG AAATAATGAGGAAAGCCTACTTCAAGAGTTTAACTCGTCTTACACACATCAG GAATTGTAA